Proteins encoded by one window of Paenibacillus sp. DCT19:
- a CDS encoding PLP-dependent aminotransferase family protein has product MYSDLQLTDDRPVYIQVKDYMKRLILKGGLQTDQKLPSTRELSTLMRVSRSTVLLAYAELEEEGLIYAVKGKGNYVSAAVDTPESASGWTLDWSNHVSDYAIQAEQYDLMKHGSGAERGEISFTSIAPDEKLFDLHNVKRAFLDRMSLEGEVLLNYGYAQGYRPLMKYLRQYMENKGVDLSGKDILITNGFTEGFDLVLGALRKKSGRALCENPTHHTAIKNLKLHNFHLTGVDMEPDGLHLGQLEQALMKHSYDLAYLVPSYHNPTGIVTSPAKRAEIIRLMNQYHVPMIEDGFNEELRYSGSHVSPLIASMGKGNGLVYLGSFSKVLFPGLRVGWVIADAALIDYLESMKRARSIHTSTLDQSLLYQYLSNGNFDKYLKRARAEYKRKYELVVRCLRQHLPMCRISGEGGLHLFVQFPAAFRTRDLLAACKLKGVTFTPGDTFYLEPGQGQNTMRLGFSRVSDDNIRKGIRIIGETARTMQ; this is encoded by the coding sequence ATGTATTCCGATCTACAATTGACGGACGACCGCCCTGTATATATACAAGTTAAGGATTATATGAAACGTCTCATACTCAAAGGCGGCCTACAGACAGATCAGAAGCTTCCTTCGACCCGAGAACTAAGCACGCTAATGCGTGTAAGCCGCAGCACCGTTCTGCTCGCATATGCCGAGCTTGAAGAGGAAGGATTAATCTATGCCGTCAAAGGCAAAGGGAATTACGTCAGCGCTGCTGTGGATACACCAGAGTCAGCTTCGGGTTGGACGCTGGATTGGAGCAATCATGTTAGCGACTATGCAATTCAGGCAGAGCAATACGATCTGATGAAGCATGGCTCCGGTGCCGAACGTGGAGAAATTTCGTTCACCAGCATTGCTCCAGATGAGAAGCTGTTCGATCTGCACAATGTGAAGAGGGCTTTCCTCGATCGGATGTCACTTGAAGGTGAAGTGCTCCTGAATTACGGATATGCTCAAGGATATCGCCCTCTTATGAAGTATCTTCGTCAATATATGGAGAACAAGGGTGTGGATCTGAGCGGCAAGGACATTCTCATTACAAACGGATTCACAGAAGGATTCGATCTTGTACTCGGAGCTCTTCGCAAAAAAAGCGGTAGAGCGTTATGTGAGAATCCCACCCACCACACGGCAATCAAAAACCTAAAGCTTCATAATTTTCACCTTACCGGCGTGGATATGGAACCAGATGGTCTTCATCTAGGACAATTGGAACAGGCACTGATGAAGCATTCTTATGATCTCGCTTATCTGGTGCCTTCCTACCATAACCCAACGGGCATCGTTACATCACCCGCCAAACGGGCTGAAATTATTCGTTTAATGAACCAATATCACGTTCCCATGATTGAAGATGGGTTCAATGAAGAGCTTCGCTACTCTGGCTCACACGTCTCTCCCCTCATCGCCAGTATGGGCAAGGGTAATGGACTGGTGTATCTGGGTAGCTTCTCCAAGGTGCTCTTTCCAGGACTACGCGTCGGTTGGGTCATCGCAGATGCTGCATTGATCGATTATCTGGAAAGTATGAAACGGGCTCGGAGCATTCATACCTCAACGCTGGATCAATCCTTGCTGTATCAATATCTGAGCAATGGGAATTTCGATAAATATCTGAAACGCGCTCGTGCCGAATATAAACGCAAATATGAGCTGGTTGTTCGCTGCTTGCGCCAGCATCTACCTATGTGCCGTATTTCCGGCGAAGGCGGTCTGCACTTATTTGTCCAGTTTCCAGCAGCGTTTCGAACAAGGGATCTGCTCGCAGCCTGCAAATTAAAAGGAGTCACCTTCACACCTGGAGATACCTTCTACCTCGAACCCGGACAGGGACAGAACACGATGCGTCTAGGCTTCTCCAGAGTGAGCGATGATAATATACGCAAAGGCATTCGGATCATAGGTGAGACGGCAAGAACGATGCAGTGA
- a CDS encoding D-alanine--D-alanine ligase, with amino-acid sequence MKVGVIMGGTSSERDISLLTGQEMITHLDPQKYEVVPVVINNKRDLIEKSVGLDIALLALHGKYGEDGTIQGTLDSLGIPYTGCGVLASSVCMDKDISKRVMQQAGVPTVEWLQISDLAELSSTTVAQLSYPVVVKPNSGGSSIGTQIVREPSALREATEAALAWDDTVMIEQYIEGEEITCAILDGIMLPVISIRSSGTFFDYSSKYDDGGAEERIVQLPADIHKHVEAAALTCYRVLKCSVYARVDMIIRDGMPYVLEVNTLPGLTRNSLLPKSADAAGISFAKLLDSIIELSLQQRHREAKKG; translated from the coding sequence ATGAAGGTTGGCGTCATCATGGGTGGGACATCTTCGGAGCGGGACATTTCTCTGCTTACCGGACAGGAGATGATCACGCATCTGGATCCACAGAAATATGAGGTTGTCCCCGTTGTCATCAATAATAAGCGAGATTTAATTGAAAAGTCCGTAGGACTGGATATCGCGTTACTCGCTCTACATGGCAAATACGGTGAGGATGGTACCATTCAAGGTACACTCGATTCACTGGGTATTCCCTATACAGGCTGTGGTGTGCTCGCAAGTAGTGTCTGCATGGATAAGGATATCTCCAAGCGAGTTATGCAGCAAGCCGGTGTGCCCACGGTAGAATGGCTGCAGATCAGTGATCTAGCAGAGCTATCCTCCACAACCGTGGCGCAGCTATCCTATCCTGTGGTCGTGAAGCCTAACTCAGGTGGCTCCAGCATTGGTACGCAGATTGTACGTGAACCTAGTGCACTTCGTGAAGCTACTGAGGCAGCACTTGCTTGGGATGATACGGTGATGATTGAGCAATATATTGAGGGTGAAGAGATTACATGTGCAATACTGGACGGCATCATGCTGCCTGTCATCTCAATCCGGTCGAGTGGAACGTTCTTCGACTATTCCTCCAAGTACGATGACGGCGGCGCCGAGGAACGAATCGTTCAATTGCCTGCCGATATTCATAAACATGTGGAGGCTGCTGCATTAACCTGTTATCGCGTGTTAAAATGCAGCGTCTATGCACGTGTAGACATGATTATCCGAGACGGCATGCCTTATGTGCTTGAGGTGAACACACTTCCTGGGCTCACTCGAAATAGTCTGCTGCCTAAAAGTGCAGACGCTGCCGGTATCTCTTTTGCCAAGCTACTCGATTCCATTATTGAACTCTCTCTGCAACAACGCCATAGGGAGGCGAAGAAAGGATGA
- a CDS encoding GNAT family N-acetyltransferase: MSTEVTIRHSSSDDLPDLVTLMDQLGYPTTYADMLERYTYLASDPSYTTLVAELHGRAVGMIGLQTFYMYEQSGRHCRIAALVIHKQYRGSGIGRQLIQAAEHWASAQGIETVSLNSGNRPERQIAHAFYAQMGYTAGSTGFSKRLPLLQHT, from the coding sequence ATGAGTACAGAGGTTACAATACGGCACAGCTCTTCGGATGATCTTCCAGATTTGGTCACTCTCATGGATCAGCTTGGGTATCCAACAACGTATGCAGATATGCTAGAGCGCTATACCTACCTTGCTTCAGATCCTAGTTATACGACACTGGTGGCGGAGTTACACGGGCGAGCAGTAGGTATGATCGGATTGCAGACATTCTATATGTATGAGCAAAGTGGTCGCCATTGTCGCATTGCAGCTCTGGTCATTCATAAGCAATATAGAGGCTCCGGTATCGGCCGACAACTCATTCAAGCTGCGGAACATTGGGCATCTGCTCAGGGTATCGAAACAGTTTCTCTGAACAGCGGCAATCGACCAGAGCGCCAGATTGCTCATGCATTTTATGCACAGATGGGTTATACGGCTGGGAGCACTGGGTTTAGCAAAAGGCTTCCATTGTTACAACACACGTGA
- a CDS encoding copper amine oxidase N-terminal domain-containing protein produces the protein MPLVLMMVALTGCQAVGGVDIGKAMAQSTTVKSVESKQSLKINIEPATELATAKDLEMIELINSISLDISDAKVKDASTASIEGAVGFQGKKLPFHLSMNEKEMVIDMEGAQKPLYISLDSLEGQDDLLMIDTKALEKQIEELSPKLLSFVMKHLSNPKNISVTPVQESVNGETLSLSKLHMEITGEELLAMVKPFLESIAKDEQGLKDLIGDLYDVVVPILANVNLTEPTDGVDLNAMIPESKEVAVASMYAMVKTGLDEILVSYDQELDKLLTETPELKTVFGTDTKLVLDFFLDSKLDIRKQTFEMKVALPASQDLPLQSVTVSGDSEQWNIGGEVTVDAVDTSAGVLDIMTTEITPGTMLRNFDPNSVMYQLLKDEVGITSKHVMLAPDDEYFGVVTEKNTTFVPLRYLSEQLDSEVKWTKGSDKIVVIDDITGDEIVLTIGSNKATVAGEEVTLTHPAYVNKNGTTYVPLRFVAESLGATVDKEKETGWIYIVRP, from the coding sequence GTGCCGCTTGTTTTAATGATGGTTGCGCTTACGGGATGTCAGGCTGTAGGCGGGGTTGATATTGGCAAAGCAATGGCTCAGAGCACAACGGTGAAGTCCGTTGAATCCAAACAATCACTGAAAATTAACATTGAACCAGCAACGGAGCTGGCAACTGCCAAAGACCTTGAAATGATTGAGCTTATTAACTCTATTTCTCTAGATATTAGTGATGCAAAAGTAAAAGATGCAAGCACTGCATCCATTGAAGGTGCAGTTGGTTTTCAAGGGAAGAAGCTGCCTTTCCATCTCTCCATGAATGAGAAGGAAATGGTGATTGATATGGAAGGAGCTCAGAAGCCTCTTTACATATCTCTGGACTCACTTGAGGGGCAGGATGACCTGCTCATGATCGACACGAAGGCGCTTGAGAAGCAGATCGAAGAGCTTTCGCCTAAATTGCTTTCTTTTGTAATGAAGCATCTGTCTAATCCGAAAAACATCTCGGTAACACCAGTGCAGGAATCCGTAAACGGTGAGACGCTAAGTCTCTCGAAATTGCACATGGAGATTACCGGTGAAGAATTGCTTGCGATGGTGAAGCCGTTCTTGGAAAGTATAGCGAAGGATGAGCAAGGACTGAAAGACCTGATTGGTGATCTGTATGATGTAGTTGTACCGATTCTCGCAAACGTTAATCTAACGGAGCCTACCGATGGCGTTGACTTGAATGCAATGATTCCTGAGTCCAAGGAAGTTGCTGTTGCATCCATGTACGCGATGGTGAAGACAGGTCTGGATGAGATTCTGGTGAGTTACGATCAGGAGCTGGATAAGCTGTTGACCGAGACACCTGAGCTGAAAACCGTGTTTGGTACAGACACCAAGCTGGTACTCGACTTTTTCCTGGACAGCAAACTCGACATTCGTAAACAGACTTTTGAGATGAAGGTAGCGTTGCCAGCATCCCAAGATCTGCCGCTCCAATCTGTGACCGTATCAGGAGACAGTGAGCAGTGGAATATTGGCGGCGAGGTAACTGTGGATGCAGTAGATACATCTGCGGGCGTACTGGATATTATGACAACAGAGATCACTCCAGGTACCATGCTACGTAATTTCGATCCAAATTCTGTGATGTATCAGTTGTTAAAAGATGAAGTAGGCATCACGAGTAAACATGTGATGTTGGCACCAGATGATGAGTACTTTGGTGTGGTGACTGAGAAAAATACAACGTTTGTCCCGCTTCGTTATCTGTCTGAGCAATTGGACTCTGAGGTGAAATGGACAAAAGGCTCGGATAAAATCGTTGTTATTGACGATATTACAGGTGACGAAATTGTGCTGACGATAGGCTCCAACAAAGCTACGGTCGCGGGTGAGGAAGTCACACTAACGCACCCGGCTTATGTGAACAAAAACGGCACAACCTATGTTCCACTGCGCTTTGTAGCTGAATCTCTTGGAGCGACAGTCGACAAGGAGAAAGAAACGGGCTGGATTTACATCGTTCGTCCATAA